Proteins from a genomic interval of Drosophila melanogaster chromosome 2R:
- the CG7755 gene encoding uncharacterized protein: MLRCPKVTQSMLARISVRHFADEIHGSVRAAYAKGDARADPVNVLPKSKYGGINTVSLVTGTTIIGQQGAQFVSSLLSSSRVPVEVQVIEAGQDDEYFHSVLRNRTAVHVDNQADAEAKQKALKICNDLDLYVFKTRTRSFPGFKCRFPGVDIQLIGQNNMGIFNELEYSPVEGVVEALSVVSQKGNDKYLRYAFKAAAKAGRKRVTLINKAKEWPISDGSLVEAAQRLHCHYKDCLELELMEVEEAISRLMTEPTYFDCLFASERYATFLSAICSGVCGGANLFSAVEIGDHHAVFKPLQTKLSLTNYANLSAYGIVSTIVDLFQHLGHDKCADALWCELKRTMDEGIRTKEFGGQDTGEYVICNIINQLRCRALGK, translated from the coding sequence ATGCTAAGATGCCCGAAAGTGACTCAGTCGATGCTGGCCAGGATCAGCGTCCGCCACTTCGCAGACGAGATCCACGGCAGTGTGCGAGCGGCCTACGCAAAAGGAGACGCTCGAGCTGATCCGGTCAATGTGCTGCCCAAGTCCAAGTACGGTGGAATCAATACGGTCTCTCTGGTCACGGGCACCACCATCATTGGCCAGCAGGGAGCCCAATTCGTGTCATCCCTGCTTTCGAGCAGCCGCGTCCCTGTGGAGGTCCAAGTCATCGAAGCTGGCCAAGATGACGAGTACTTCCACTCGGTGCTCCGGAACAGAACCGCCGTTCATGTGGACAATCAGGCGGACGCGGAAGCCAAGCAGAAGGCGCTCAAGATCTGCAATGATCTGGACTTGTACGTCTTCAAGACCCGGACACGCAGCTTTCCCGGCTTCAAGTGCCGCTTTCCGGGCGTGGACATCCAGTTAATCGGTCAGAACAACATGGGTATCTTCAACGAACTGGAATATTCACCCGTGGAGGGAGTGGTGGAGGCCCTGTCCGTCGTCTCCCAAAAAGGCAATGACAAGTATCTGCGGTACGCCTTTAAGGCGGCTGCAAAGGCGGGCCGGAAACGGGTGACGCTGATCAACAAGGCCAAGGAGTGGCCCATTAGCGATGGCTCACTGGTGGAAGCCGCACAGCGCTTGCACTGCCACTACAAGGATTGCCTGGAGCTGGAGCTCATGGAGGTGGAGGAGGCCATCAGCCGGCTGATGACGGAGCCCACCTACTTCGATTGCCTCTTCGCCAGCGAACGCTATGCCACATTCCTATCCGCCATCTGCAGTGGAGTCTGTGGCGGGGCTAATCTCTTCAGTGCGGTGGAGATCGGAGATCACCATGCCGTTTTCAAACCGCTCCAGACGAAACTATCGCTGACCAATTATGCCAATCTAAGTGCATACGGCATCGTGTCCACCATTGTGGATCTCTTCCAGCATCTGGGCCACGATAAGTGCGCCGATGCACTGTGGTGCGAGCTGAAGCGCACCATGGACGAAGGCATTCGCACCAAGGAGTTCGGTGGCCAGGATACCGGCGAGTATGTCATTTGCAACATCATCAACCAGCTGCGATGCCGAGCATTGGGTAAATAA
- the CG9068 gene encoding uncharacterized protein — MASSSAVEDEHLTDSDLTDDEERSVEPRQEEIRPETPKPSYSDEELNQLVGYIQRMSVLSCLDHRDWQEGTLDIIRGWLLEVHEPLLTIYYDRDALAACLGMPSMCVSDLSYFRREPNEIFSVEGFHDEINFGTLTSDVDGCLMELLDRLYVPFFRNYLEWNATVRNRFCSSMDRFLAFLSGMHHQISGMSVMYVPFVIKELTAGPVDRYLVGSLEGIALYWTTQIRTLLADDTLTVPHDLVTVRDEFEFWEYRYEVLQGINDQLAHSDVQKVLLLLHNAQSVHMPQMDGLIERARKELHKSLSNIKYLHLLIEPCSKIDAATSPADLTKLLPRIIHLIRFIWLNSEYYNTTRLIAALFRNLSNQIIRFCTKQTKVEEILSGKPRFGIRICNVAIECCLTYRGIYDTISRDLAQKHTQMPWELDEGLIFNHIDAFVERLNDVIDICESMIVFGRLDENGSIPKPVFGGTCGEELEKIAESVEVQFLDTLNKLQQNSQAYILNVHRADWYADVAGFRKNMQKLEETVQRLIFNVFQQVSNVEEMLEALQAMLFYSYRQRGTLRKTYLKETSKLWRMFSKEMDATSRKLLEEQSRESWLSKHVSIALGYRINLERLTWLRDRLKNSEWLPAVKESSPALAKFDALRHEFQKEIRLAYDDWVAKCCGFSGDLCQRLDRYLVVRSKKFKGLLECNIDASVLELCEQAQHFERMGFAIPSTMKKLYERYDTIRSLYNGIIKLALSHNRILAVLSDRERKLFRPLIQACDRQLAPGVFKITYGSEFNEEFFEDGTEFIAEFQELVLIFKRANRGVARICEKICGTCLLHFAFSGSVDISVFQQQLSSRLSSSGDILRSYYSHVVELLSAFSGQFQSVDDEMSAEWIAYVNDMDDMLASSLMTSARGSLNKLYEALHCDADMASAPIIVVESDVKDGRIVFTPDMDAIGDMINGIVDSIRSMLDQFPRLGYKLKLPKKQQRQGFASVFREDQECSELMRSIQAEIGIQREELAKYESEWNKNRVLWQTTEEEFRQRLMSKSRTAGVFEGGIEHYSALADDVIFEDAITNVYFILINQNALKSTMLDWIEKWQALNIKMLLDHGSNLMGAVYRYMRRNERNVMKVPRTIRETVAAKQLFEKLLKDVPVKQSAFTPMLELFVLLHKYQVKLSEETFEQVMGLETAWLHYLQVLEEADEMLDNEDSEAKLLLAKHGEKFKLILKDFLEDFYSKLPKK; from the exons ATGGCCTCCTCCAGCGCTGTAGAAGATGAGCATCTAACGGATTCCGATTTAACCGACGATGAGG AGCGCAGCGTGGAACCTCGTCAGGAGGAGATCCGTCCGGAGACCCCAAAGCCATCGTATAGCGACGAGGAACTGAACCAACTGGTGGGCTACATTCAGCGGATGAGTGTGTTGAGCTGCTTGGATCACAGGGACTGGCAGGAGGGAACTCTGGACATCATCCGCGGCTGGCTACTGGAGGTTCACGAGCCCCTGCTAACCATTTACTACGACAGGGATGCCCTAGCCGCCTGCTTGGGCATGCCCTCCATGTGTGTCTCGGATCTGAGTTACTTTCGCCGCGAACCGAATGAGATTTTTAGCGTGGAGGGATTTCACGATGAGATTAACTTCGGCACCTTGACAAGCGATGTGGATGGCTGCTTGATGGAGCTACTCGATCGCTTGTACGTCCCCTTCTTCCGGAACTATCTCGAATGGAATGCCACGGTGCGTAACCGTTTCTGTTCCAGCATGGACAGATTCCTGGCATTTCTCAGCGGAATGCACCATCAAATCTCTGGGATGTCCGTGATGTACGTCCCCTTTGTCATCAAGGAGTTGACGGCTGGGCCCGTTGATAGATACTTGGTCGGCAGCCTGGAGGGCATCGCTCTCTACTGGACCACACAGATTCGAACTTTGCTGGCAGACGATACTTTGACGGTTCCACATGATCTGGTCACCGTTCGGGATGAGTTTGAGTTCTGGGAATATCGCT ATGAAGTCCTTCAAGGAATCAATGATCAATTGGCTCATTCGGATGTTCAGAAGGTTTTGTTACTCTTGCACAATGCCCAATCCGTGCACATGCCACAAATGGATGGACTTATTGAGAGGGCCAGAAAGGAGCTTCATAAATCTCTGTCGAATATTAAGTACCTTCATCTGCTCATTGAGCCCTGCTCCAAAATCGATGCGGCCACAAGCCCGGCGGATTTGACGAAACTTTTACCTCGCATTATCCACCTCATACGTTTCATTTGGCTGAATTCGGAATACTACAATACAACTAGGCTAATTGCTGCATTGTTTCGGAATTTGAGTAATCAGATCATAAG ATTCTGCACAAAGCAAACCAAAGTGGAGGAGATCCTCTCGGGCAAACCGCGTTTCGGCATTAGGATATGCAACGTGGCTATTGAGTGCTGCCTGACTTATAGGGGAATCTATGATACAATTTCCAGAGATCTTGCccagaaacacacacaaatgccGTGGGAGCTGGATGAGGGACTAATCTTTAACCACATCGACGCCTTTGTGGAACGTCTGAATGATGTGATTGACATTTGTGAGTCCATGATTGTGTTTGGCCGACTGGATGAAAACGGAAGCATACCCAAACCCGTATTTGGCGGAACCTGTGGcgaggagctggagaagaTTGCGGAAAGTGTGGAGGTGCAGTTTCTGGACACCTTGAACAAGCTACAGCAAAACTCGCAGGCATATATCCTGAATGTCCATCGCGCGGATTGGTATGCAGATGTGGCTGGCTTTCGCAAAAATATGCAGAAACTGGAGGAGACTGTCCAGAGGCTGATCTTCAATGTATTCCAGCAAGTGTCCAATGTTGAGGAAATGTTGGAGGCTCTGCAGGCCATGCTATTCTACTCCTATCGCCAGAGGGGAACACTGAGAAAAACATACTTAAAGGAAACAAGCAAGCTGTGGAGGATGTTCTCCAAGGAAATGGATGCTACGTCGAGAAAATTGTTAGAGGAGCAAAGCCGAGAATCCTGGTTATCAAAACACGTATCCATAGCTCTCGGCTATCGGATTAATCTTGAACGCCTGACATGGCTAAGAGATCGGTTGAAGAACTCCGAATGGTTGCCGGCTGTTAAGGAATCATCTCCGGCTTTGGCCAAATTCGATGCACTGCGTCACGAATTCCAAAAGGAAATTCGACTTGCATACGATGACTGGGTGGCCAAGTGCTGTGGCTTTTCGGGAGATCTTTGCCAGCGTTTGGATCGTTATCTAGTCGTGCGAAGTAAGAAATTCAAGGGACTTTTGGAGTGCAATATCGATGCCTCCGTTCTGGAACTGTGTGAGCAAGCCCAGCATTTTGAGCGAATGGGCTTCGCCATTCCCAGCACAATGAAAAAACTTTACGAAAGATACGATACTATAAGATCGTTATATAATGGTATAATCAAACTGGCCTTAAGTCACAATCGCATTCTGGCTGTTTTGAGCGATAGGGAACGGAAACTCTTTCGTCCTCTGATCCAAGCGTGTGACCGCCAGCTTGCTCCTGGGGTATTTAAGATCACCTATGGCTCCGAGTTCAACGAGGAATTTTTTGAAGATGGAACAGAGTTTATCGCTGAGTTCCAGGAGTTAGTTCTTATATTCAAGCGCGCTAATCGCGGCGTGGCCAGGATTTGTGAGAAGATCTGCGGCACTTGTCtgctgcattttgcattttccggCTCCGTGGATATATCTGTGTTCCAACAGCAGTTGTCCAGCAGGCTGAGTTCCTCCGGTGACATCTTAAGGAGCTACTACAGTCATGTAGTGGAGCTACTGTCAGCCTTTAGTGGGCAATTTCAATCGGTGGATGACGAA ATGTCTGCGGAATGGATTGCTTATGTGAACGATATGGATGACATGCTAGCCAGCTCCTTGATGACCAGTGCTCGTGGATCATTAAACAAACTCTATGAGGCCCTTCATTGCGATGCGGATATGGCATCCGCTCCCATTATTGTCGTCGAATCGGATGTGAAAGATGGTCGGATTGTCTTTACTCCCGACATGGATGCCATTGGAGATATGATCAATGGAATCGTGGACAGTATACGCAGCATGTTGGATCAGTTTCCGCGATTGGGTTATAAACTAAAGCTCCCAAAGAAGCAGCAACGCCAGGGATTCGCTAGCGTTTTTCGGGAGGATCAGGAATGCTCTGAATTGATGAGAAGCATTCAAGCGGAGATTGGCATTCAGCGGGAGGAACTAGCTAAGTACGAATCGGAGTGGAATAAGAATCGTGTTCTTTGGCAAACGACAGAGGAGGAATTCCGGCAACGCCTTATGTCTAAGTCTCGAACGGCTGGCGTCTTTGAAGGCGGAATTGAACACTACAGTGCCCTGGCGGACGATGTCATCTTCGAGGATGCCATCACTAACGTTTACTTTATCCTGATCAATCAGAATGCACTGAAGAGCACTATGCTGGATTGGATCGAGAAGTGGCAGGCtctaaatattaaaatgctGCTGGATCATGGTAGCAATTTGATGGGAG CTGTTTACCGATATATGCGACGCAACGAGCGTAATGTGATGAAGGTTCCTCGTACCATCCGTGAAACGGTGGCTGCCAAACAGCTCTTTGAAAAACTCCTGAAGGATGTGCCAGTGAAGCAGTCCGCATTTACTCCGATGCTGGAACTCTTCGTTCTGCTGCACAAATACCAGGTGAAGCTTAGCGAGGAAACATTTGAGCAGGTTATGGGATTGGAAACGGCTTGGCTGCATTACCTTCAGGTGCTGGAGGAAGCGGATGAGATGCTGGACAATGAGGACAGTGAGGCCAAGTTGCTATTGGCCAAGCACGGCGAAAAGTTCAAGTTGATATTAAAGGATTTCCTGGAGGATTTCTATTCCAAATTACCCAAGAAATAG
- the CG30324 gene encoding uncharacterized protein, which produces MFSDPAQESVATQTEAQPVPSPICTPLLMVDEDGRKRYCYHGGKCKCATCAQIRAEQAVKLDQELLSYIPHSKLHLEVPIRMAKPKQYRLEARRATPELAKFLREDHERLRAEYPSYYLPDRYFGKKFYELPGPQHKETQTDIPIGRYGIDGCPCTNKSLCYDL; this is translated from the coding sequence ATGTTTTCCGATCCCGCCCAGGAGTCGGTTGCCACGCAGACGGAGGCACAACCGGTTCCGTCGCCCATCTGCACCCCACTGCTGATGGTGGACGAGGATGGACGAAAGCGGTACTGCTACCATGGTGGAAAATGCAAGTGTGCCACTTGCGCACAAATTCGTGCAGAGCAGGCAGTGAAACTCGACCAGGAGCTGCTGTCCTACATACCGCACTCGAAGCTCCACCTGGAAGTTCCAATCCGAATGGCCAAGCCGAAGCAGTATCGCCTGGAAGCTCGACGGGCTACTCCCGAACTGGCAAAATTTCTGCGGGAGGATCACGAGAGGCTGAGGGCGGAGTATCCATCGTACTATCTCCCGGATCGATACTTTGGTAAGAAATTCTACGAGTTGCCAGGACCGCAGCACAAGGAGACCCAGACGGACATTCCGATTGGGCGTTACGGCATCGATGGTTGTCCCTGTACCAATAAATCGCTCTGCTATGACTTGTAA
- the CG30099 gene encoding uncharacterized protein, whose translation MGLNWYLLKTTGSMTRANTYVRKFTNGSQQSRDISMPSKVPKRTSASIRITDLDNMSYMSSSSRKGKITSGRHDQLKMSKNAQHDDVVCPMQASRKPIEEPTVRDSPQMREFFEEVRQRKLKDYYLQMKAAQRNPAMSHVCPDCGFVKRDKKDLSKNIYCTGDKRLRIKDCDRHGDLTWLWNSSAAYPHSALSCGCSRGVSSHLETLIKLHNIKCLI comes from the coding sequence ATGGGCCTCAACTGGTATTTACTCAAAACGACCGGGTCAATGACCAGGGCCAACACCTACGTTCGAAAGTTCACGAATGGATCGCAGCAAAGTCGAGATATCAGCATGCCATCCAAAGTGCCAAAGAGGACAAGTGCTTCGATCAGGATCACGGATTTGGATAACATGTCATATATGTCCTCTTCTTCGCGAAAAGGCAAAATAACGAGCGGCCGACACGATCAGTTGAAAATGTCGAAGAATGCTCAACACGACGATGTCGTCTGTCCAATGCAAGCGAGTAGGAAGCCCATCGAGGAGCCCACTGTTCGGGATTCGCCACAAATGCGCGAGTTCTTCGAGGAAGTGCGTCAGCGAAAGCTCAAGGATTACTATCTTCAGATGAAGGCTGCACAAAGAAATCCAGCGATGTCCCATGTGTGTCCGGATTGTGGTTTTGTGAAGCGGGATAAGAAGGATCTCAGCAAAAACATTTACTGCACGGGGGATAAACGATTGAGGATAAAAGATTGTGATCGGCATGGGGATCTCACCTGGCTGTGGAACTCCTCCGCTGCATATCCTCACTCTGCACTTAGTTGTGGATGCAGCAGAGGTGTCTCCAGCCACTTGGAAACTTTAATCAAGCTGCacaatataaaatgtttaatttaa
- the JhI-26 gene encoding juvenile hormone-inducible protein 26 codes for MEKIEAERQWLRYTVLPSILRNGRLVDNYSESKVTTFHVGDIDIDVIGHSEAFMLTFCYRTTINFEYDGQKFQRKMVVKKTPAMPPEMYESIQFGPLFTNEINFYTEILPEFQKFTDGKFAAPKYYYGELNQHSAVAILENFAEQGWRVTKDRVGLSLQHAMIAVSYLGRFHGFAYAMKHKNPEKFAQLTDNLKESRYANDNIHPEWKLTMKTSIDRAAKAVATYQPQIDEEFVKKFCFMISDYSQYGRQRVAPREPLATLCHGDYVRNNVAYRYDDKEEPQEIMMFDYQTLRVSSPMVDLNVFLAVSIFAEVRDPNFEAIFCEYTLALHNSYREHAKEEVPDFLSRGELLKEYVRFLPYSLSISASFLMSLVDPLDISPEEMFALQLSDEEIIERTMNRGGEVVDREVAHQVKEMLELSQATGVSIDDGIDLDKLPKE; via the exons ATGGAGAAGATCGAGGCTGAGAGGCAATGGCTGAGATACACGGTTCTTCCGTCAATTCTGAGGAACGGGCGCCTGGTGGACAACTACAGCGAGTCCAAGGTGACCACATTCCATGTGGGGGACATCGACATTGATGTAATTGGCCACTCGGAGGCCTTTATGCTAACTTTTTGCTACCGGACAACcattaattttgaatacgACGGGCAAAAGTTTCAGCGAAAAATGGTGGTTAAG aaaACACCTGCTATGCCACCAGAAATGTATGAATCCATACAGTTTGGGCCCCTTTTTACCAACGAGATAAATTTCTATACGGAAATTCTGCCAGAGTTTCAGAAGTTCACCGATGGCAAGTTTGCCGCACCCAAGTACTATTACGGCGAGTTGAACCAGCATTCGGCTGTGGCCATTCTGGAGAATTTCGCGGAGCAGGGATGGCGGGTCACCAAGGATCGTGTGGGTCTGAGTCTGCAGCACGCCATGATTGCCGTGAGTTACCTGGGAAGGTTCCATGGCTTTGCGTACGCCATGAAGCACAAGAACCCGGAAAAGTTTGCCCAGCTGACTGACAATCTGAAGGAATCTCGCTATGCCAACGATAACATTCATCCGGAATGGAAGCTCACCATGAAAACGAGCATCGATCGAGCGGCCAAGGCGGTGGCCACCTATCAGCCACAGATCGACGAGGAGTTTGTTAAGAAGTTCTGTTTCATGATCTCGGACTATTCGCAATACGGTAGGCAACGGGTGGCGCCCAGGGAGCCACTGGCCACCCTGTGCCACGGCGATTATGTGAGGAATAATGTGGCGTACAGGTACGATGACAAGGAGGAGCCGCAGGAGATCATGATGTTCGACTACCAGACATTGCGAGTCTCCTCTCCCATGGTCGATCTCAACGTCTTTCTAGCCGTGTCCATTTTTGCCGAGGTACGCGATCCAAACTTCGAGGCCATCTTCTGTGAATACACCTTGGCGCTTCATAATAGCTATAGGGAGCACGCCAAGGAGGAGGTTCCGGATTTCCTAAG TCGCGGTGAGCTTCTGAAGGAGTACGTGCGTTTCCTGCCGTACAGCTTATCCATATCGGCCAGTTTCCTCATGAGTTTGGTGGATCCCTTGGACATCTCGCCCGAGGAGATGTTCGCCTTGCAACTGTCTGACGAGGAAATCATCGAACGGACCATGAATCGAGGTGGAGAAGTTGTGGACAGGGAGGTTGCTCACCAGGTTAAGGAAATGCTGGAGCTGAGCCAGGCGACAGGGGTGTCCATTGATGACGGCATTGATCTTGACAAGTTGCCCAAGGAGTAA
- the CG42372 gene encoding uncharacterized protein, isoform A — translation MVQPSRQQILRLYKHLIRYGNHLKLTDKNYFLGRVRHEFRDNRSLTNPVEVEFSFKRGETLLKKGRIL, via the exons atggttCAACCTTCGCGGCAGCAAATTTTGCGTTTATACAAGCATTTAATTCGTTACGGCAATCACCTAAAGCTGACCGACAAGAACTACTTTCTGGGAAGAGTTCGCCACGAGTTTCGGGACAACCGTTCCCTTACGAATCCCGTGGAAGTGGAATTCAGCTTTAAG CGCGGAGAGACCCTGCTAAAGAAGGGACGCATTCTGTAG
- the CG30100 gene encoding uncharacterized protein, isoform B: MLRGLVRFLALPPTAVRCKSNLDYSRFPVLQESDIEETFMRGSGPGGQAVNKTSNCVFLRHLPTNITVKCHTHRLASKNRVEARKLLLEKLDVHLNGEHSIAAQVKAQEQRKSTERRRRQEKLQEMKKSWQDRERTDGGTKSTDKE; the protein is encoded by the coding sequence ATGCTGCGAGGTCTGGTGCGATTCCTGGCGCTGCCTCCGACCGCTGTGCGCTGCAAGTCCAATCTGGACTACTCCCGCTTTCCCGTGCTTCAGGAGTCGGATATCGAGGAGACCTTCATGCGCGGCAGTGGTCCTGGTGGCCAGGCTGTCAACAAGACATCCAACTGCGTGTTCTTGCGCCATCTACCCACCAATATAACGGTCAAGTGTCACACACATCGTCTAGCATCAAAGAATCGAGTGGAGGCTCGTAAACTTCTACTGGAAAAACTGGACGTGCATCTAAACGGAGAGCATTCAATTGCCGCGCAAGTCAAGGCACAAGAGCAGAGAAAGTCCACTGAGCGGCGGCGGCGACAGGAAAAGCTGCAAGAAATGAAGAAAAGCTGGCAGGATAGAGAGCGCACAGATGGGGGAACCAAATCTACCGATAAAGAGTGA
- the CG7747 gene encoding uncharacterized protein, with amino-acid sequence MGKRQHQKDKMYLTYTEWSELYGGKKVESLENDHVKFKRLPFEHCCITMAPYEMPYCDLQGNVFEYEAILKFLKTFKVNPITGQKMDSKSLVKLNFHRNANDEYHCPALFKPFSKNSHIVAVATTGNVYCWEAIDQLNIKTKNWKDLVDDTPFQRKDIITIQDPQKLEKYDISTFYHIKKNLRVLTEEEQQERKNPASGRIKTMNLETKETLEQLQQDYQPAEEEASTSKRTADKFNAAHYSTGAVAASFTSTAMVPVSQIEAAIIDDDLVKYERVKKKGYVRLNTNLGPLNLELFCDQTPRACDNFIKHCANGYYNNVMFHRSIRNFIVQGGDPTGSGSGGESIWGKKFEDEFKPNLTHTGRGVLSMANSGPNTNGSQFFITYRSCKHLDGKHTIFGKLVGGLDTLQKMENIEVDNKDRPIEDIIIESSQVFVNPFAEAAEQLAKEREEEAAGKEEIVKKEEQQKRMKEPLKVYREGVGKYLKLQTVAKKPEAPLTSAQAAKKKKLANGFGDFSSW; translated from the exons ATGGGTAAAAGGCAGCATCAAAAGGACAAAAT GTACCTCACGTACACGGAGTGGAGTGAGCTGTATGGCGGCAAAAAAGTGGAATCCTTGGAGAACGACCATGTCAAGTTCAAGCGGCTGCCATTCGAGCACTGCTGCATTACGATGGCGCCCTACGAGATGCCCTACTGCGATCTACAGGGCAATGTGTTCGAGTACGAGGCCATTCTTAAGTTTCTCAAGACCTTTAAGGTGAACCCCATCACCGGGCAGAAGATGGACTCCAAGTCATTGGTGAAGCTGAACTTCCACAGGAATGCAAACGATGAGTACCACTGCCCCGCCTTGTTCAAGCCCTTCAGCAAGAACTCGCACATCGTGGCGGTGGCCACAACTGGAAATGTATACTGCTGGGAGGCAATCGACCAGCTGAACATTAAGACAAAGAACTGGAAGGATCTGGTGGATGACACGCCATTCCAGCGTAAGGATATCATCACAATACAAGATCCTCAGAAGCTGGAAAAGTACGACATCTCGACCTTCTATCATATTAAGAAGAATCTACGAGTCCTGACGGAAGAAGAGCAGCAAGAGAGAAAGAATCCAGCCAGCGGCCGCATTAAGACCATGAATCTGGAGACCAAGGAGACGCTGGAACAGCTGCAGCAGGACTATCAGCCAGCGGAAGAGGAGGCCTCCACTTCGAAGCGTACAGCTGACAAGTTCAACGCAGCTCACTATTCAACTGGAGCGGTGGCGGCCAGTTTTACGTCTACCGCCATGGTGCCCGTTTCCCAAATAGAGGCGGCTATCATAGATGATGATTTGGTCAAGTACGAGCGGGTAAAAAAGAAGGGCTACGTTCGTTTAAATACGAACCTTGGCCCTCTCAACCTGGAGCTCTTCTGCGATCAAACTCCTCGAGCCTGCGATAACTTCATCAAGCATTGCGCCAATGGTTACTACAATAATGTTATGTTTCACCGGTCCATAAGGAATTTTATT GTGCAAGGTGGTGATCCCACTGGAAGTGGTTCTGGTGGCGAGTCCATTTGGGGCAAGAAGTTTGAGGACGAGTTTAAGCCGAATCTTACGCACACGGGCCGAGGAGTGCTATCAATGGCCAATTCGGGACCCAACACCAATGGCTCTCAGTT CTTTATCACCTATCGCTCTTGCAAACATCTCGACGGCAAACACACCATCTTTGGAAAGCTTGTCGGAGGATTAGACACTCTTCAAAAGATGGAAAATATCGAGGTGGATAACAAGGACAGACCAATTGAGGACATCATCATTGAGTCCTCACAGGTCTTTGTGAATCCATTTGCCGAGGCAGCCGAACAGTTGGCCAAGGAGCGCGAGGAGGAGGCGGCCGGCAAGGAGGAGATTGTCAAGAAGGAGGAGCAGCAAAAGCGCATGAAGGAGCCACTGAAGGTGTACAGAGAGGGCGTAGGCAAGTACCTGAAACTTCAGACAGTGGCCAAAAAGCCAGAGGCGCCACTTACATCCGCTCAAGCAGCCAAGAAGAAGAAACTGGCGAATGGTTTTGGAGATTTCTCCAGTTGGTAA